The following proteins are encoded in a genomic region of Rubrobacter xylanophilus DSM 9941:
- a CDS encoding GntR family transcriptional regulator, which translates to MEDLSRPSFAQKIARVLADEIVERRLPPGRKLREQALAERFGTSRAPIREALYLLGQEGLVERTPRRGAVVKRYSPREVEEVYRIRLTLEEMALRRACDGLGMVRRAVAALEPILEDMEASRKDARRYHELNVLFHRTLVEVSGSPVLPPVYTQIEGPLRMFLRLSVMSREDVEKSIGDHRRILEAIAGGDAERAARILGAHELDGMNRALEAMREEDR; encoded by the coding sequence TTGGAAGACCTCAGCAGACCCTCCTTCGCCCAGAAGATAGCCCGGGTGCTGGCCGACGAGATCGTGGAGCGGCGCCTCCCCCCGGGCCGCAAGCTGCGGGAGCAGGCGCTGGCCGAGCGCTTCGGGACCAGCCGGGCGCCCATCCGGGAGGCGCTGTACCTGCTCGGCCAGGAGGGGCTGGTGGAGCGGACGCCGCGCCGGGGGGCGGTGGTCAAGCGCTACTCGCCGCGGGAGGTGGAGGAGGTCTACCGGATACGCCTCACGCTGGAGGAGATGGCCCTGCGGCGGGCGTGCGACGGGCTCGGGATGGTCCGGCGCGCCGTGGCGGCCCTCGAGCCTATCCTGGAGGACATGGAGGCGAGCCGCAAGGACGCGCGGCGCTACCACGAGCTGAACGTGCTGTTCCACAGGACGCTCGTGGAGGTCTCCGGCAGCCCGGTGCTTCCGCCCGTCTACACCCAGATAGAGGGGCCCCTGAGGATGTTCCTGCGGCTCTCGGTGATGAGCCGGGAGGACGTAGAGAAGTCCATAGGGGACCACCGGAGGATCCTGGAGGCCATAGCAGGGGGGGACGCGGAGCGCGCAGCCAGGATCCTCGGCGCCCACGAGCTCGACGGGATGAACCGGGCGCTCGAGGCGATGCGCGAGGAGGACCGCTAG
- a CDS encoding MFS transporter translates to MADQRTVAIASTEPREITARRAVRAACFGFFVDMFDVYLPIAALAPAIVYFVPPGLSPEVESTIFFLIFAVTLIGRPVGAIIFGHFGDTIGRRRTTLISVAGFTIITLLIALLPGYATWGMGAVALLILLRFLDGLCIGGEYTAANPLAMEYSPKERRGLYGSLIHVGYPAALLAISALTALLTSIMPSGSPSSAYSVWGWRIPFFIGVILSAALFVYYLRKVPESDLWQSAPKTGAPLKELLKGSNLRRMAQLFVVMSGAWLTLNATVGALPGVGNVLEANSGAVNTGTLIAAAIAVFLYPMLGLLSQRWGRRPTITLIGVLNAFPAAILYIMLVSFGTLSNTIFVVLVAAVSLLGLLIWAVHTPYLVESFKTSVRSAGYGIAYSLATIIPGFYSFYLLGLSKLMPYAYTPIVLLVLGGLFLSVGALLGPETKDVEFSPIEGDETRSQT, encoded by the coding sequence ATGGCCGATCAACGAACAGTTGCTATAGCCTCTACAGAGCCTCGGGAAATCACAGCTAGACGAGCGGTTAGAGCAGCCTGCTTTGGCTTCTTTGTCGATATGTTCGACGTATACCTGCCCATTGCAGCGCTCGCTCCCGCCATCGTCTATTTCGTTCCCCCGGGACTTTCCCCAGAGGTAGAAAGCACCATCTTTTTCCTCATTTTTGCTGTTACTCTTATAGGCCGTCCTGTAGGCGCGATAATTTTTGGCCACTTCGGTGACACCATCGGCCGCCGACGTACCACCCTGATCTCGGTTGCAGGATTCACCATAATCACCCTATTAATCGCTTTATTGCCAGGTTACGCCACTTGGGGCATGGGTGCCGTAGCGCTCCTGATCTTGTTGAGATTTCTTGATGGACTGTGTATAGGAGGGGAATATACCGCAGCCAACCCACTTGCCATGGAATACTCTCCAAAGGAGCGCCGGGGTCTATATGGCTCGCTCATACATGTCGGATATCCTGCTGCGCTACTCGCAATAAGTGCTCTTACAGCGCTGCTGACTTCGATCATGCCCTCAGGAAGTCCGAGCTCTGCCTACTCAGTTTGGGGGTGGAGAATACCCTTCTTCATAGGTGTCATACTCTCCGCCGCGCTCTTTGTCTATTATCTGCGCAAGGTACCAGAATCAGATCTGTGGCAGTCAGCACCCAAAACCGGCGCACCGCTAAAGGAGTTGCTCAAAGGCTCCAACTTGCGCCGGATGGCCCAACTTTTTGTTGTGATGTCGGGCGCCTGGCTCACGTTGAACGCTACTGTAGGGGCATTACCAGGCGTTGGCAATGTACTAGAAGCTAACTCCGGAGCCGTTAATACCGGGACTCTTATCGCTGCAGCTATAGCTGTATTTCTGTACCCTATGCTTGGTCTGCTCAGCCAAAGGTGGGGAAGGCGCCCAACGATCACCCTTATCGGTGTACTTAACGCGTTTCCTGCAGCGATTCTTTACATAATGTTAGTGAGTTTTGGCACTCTATCGAACACCATATTCGTTGTCCTAGTGGCCGCGGTATCTCTCCTTGGATTACTTATCTGGGCTGTACATACACCCTACCTTGTGGAGAGCTTCAAAACCAGCGTGCGTTCGGCCGGATATGGCATTGCTTACAGCTTGGCTACCATTATCCCTGGCTTCTATTCTTTTTATCTTCTTGGGCTTAGCAAGCTTATGCCCTATGCTTACACGCCCATAGTGCTGCTCGTCTTAGGCGGTTTATTTCTCAGCGTAGGGGCATTGCTTGGACCAGAGACCAAAGATGTTGAGTTCTCACCTATAGAGGGAGACGAAACCCGCTCCCAGACATGA
- the trxB gene encoding thioredoxin-disulfide reductase — protein sequence MSEQYDVVVVGSGPAGYTAALYAARANLRTLVFQGFEAGGQLMLTTDVENYPGYPEGVTGPEMMEDFERQAARFGAEMRPDNVDRVDFSGRPFRLWAEGQEEPVLARAVIVATGAKARWLGLPGEQRLMGRGVSGCATCDGFFFKDKRVAVVGGGDTAMEEALFLSRYASEVVIIHRRDEFRASKIMLGRARKNPKISFITDTVVTDVLGEDAVEGLSLRNVKTGEESTLEVEGFFVAIGHDPATEIFRGQLEMDEGGYLLQKEHTMTSVPGVFAAGDVADRRYRQAVTAAGDGCRAAIDAERWLEEQGEAQEAEDPGVWTAGKDRSPAGSG from the coding sequence ATGTCCGAGCAGTACGACGTGGTGGTGGTAGGCTCCGGGCCCGCGGGCTACACCGCGGCGCTCTACGCCGCCCGGGCCAACCTGAGGACGCTGGTCTTCCAGGGGTTCGAGGCGGGGGGGCAGCTCATGCTCACCACCGACGTGGAGAACTACCCGGGCTACCCCGAGGGGGTGACCGGTCCCGAGATGATGGAGGACTTCGAGCGGCAGGCCGCCCGCTTCGGGGCCGAGATGCGCCCGGACAACGTGGACAGGGTGGACTTCTCCGGGCGGCCCTTCAGGCTGTGGGCCGAGGGGCAGGAGGAGCCGGTGCTCGCCCGGGCGGTCATCGTGGCCACGGGGGCGAAGGCCCGGTGGCTCGGGCTGCCCGGGGAGCAGCGCCTCATGGGCCGCGGGGTGAGCGGCTGCGCCACCTGCGACGGCTTCTTCTTCAAGGACAAGCGGGTCGCCGTGGTCGGCGGCGGGGACACCGCGATGGAGGAGGCGCTCTTCCTCAGCCGCTACGCCTCGGAGGTCGTGATCATCCACCGGCGCGACGAGTTCAGGGCCTCCAAGATCATGCTGGGCCGCGCGAGGAAGAACCCGAAGATCTCGTTCATCACCGACACGGTGGTGACCGACGTGCTGGGCGAGGACGCGGTGGAGGGCCTGAGCCTGAGGAACGTGAAGACCGGCGAGGAGAGCACGCTGGAGGTGGAGGGCTTCTTCGTCGCCATCGGCCACGACCCGGCCACGGAGATCTTCCGCGGCCAGCTGGAGATGGACGAGGGCGGCTACCTCCTGCAGAAGGAGCACACGATGACCAGCGTGCCCGGGGTGTTCGCCGCCGGGGACGTCGCCGACAGGCGCTATCGGCAGGCGGTCACCGCGGCGGGGGACGGCTGCCGCGCGGCGATAGACGCTGAGCGCTGGCTGGAGGAGCAGGGCGAGGCCCAGGAGGCCGAGGACCCCGGCGTGTGGACCGCCGGCAAGGACCGGAGCCCCGCGGGGAGCGGCTAG
- the polX gene encoding DNA polymerase/3'-5' exonuclease PolX yields MQNADIARALETIATLLEIRGEEHYRVLAYQRAAESVAASGRPVAELDDPRSLPHVGGTTARVIKDLAQNRTPEILAELSAEIPAGLVELTRLPGVGPRTAGRLWRELGVTSVEEVAALGEGSIAALRGFGKKSEESILRAARAHGARERRMLLDEATAFGERLLEFVRSHPAAERAEIAGSLRRQKETVGDLDIVAASDDPKALTDAFAAAPFVEEVASHGPTGASVVCAGGVEADLRVVSPEAFGSLLHHFTGSQAHNVALRERAVKRGLRISEYGLAGAGSDRYEPLRTEEELYARLGLPYIPPELREDTGEIEAAERGELPDPVGVEDIRGDLHVHTSYSDGKGTIESMAEAAIALGYEYLVFCDHSQSLRVANGLSPARLAEKMEAVRRADERYPEIHLLCGAEVDILRDGSLDYEDAVLAELDFVVASVHTAFRMDEGSMTDRIVRAMHNPHVRTIGHPTGRLLNRRDPYAVDVSRLIREAAATNTALELNAYPDRLDLSVPHAREAARAGVRLTIDTDAHDERALSFMRFGVSQARRAWVEKESVINCLPWPEFERYLRRGK; encoded by the coding sequence TTGCAGAACGCGGACATAGCGCGCGCCCTCGAGACGATAGCCACCCTGCTGGAGATCCGGGGCGAGGAGCACTACAGGGTGCTCGCCTACCAGCGGGCCGCCGAGTCGGTCGCCGCCTCCGGCAGGCCGGTGGCCGAGCTGGACGATCCCCGGAGCCTCCCCCACGTCGGCGGCACCACCGCCCGCGTGATAAAAGACCTCGCGCAGAACAGAACGCCGGAGATCCTGGCCGAGCTCTCCGCCGAGATCCCGGCGGGGCTGGTGGAGCTCACCCGCCTGCCGGGCGTGGGGCCGCGCACCGCCGGCCGGCTCTGGCGGGAGCTGGGGGTGACGAGCGTGGAGGAGGTGGCCGCCCTCGGGGAGGGGAGCATCGCCGCGCTCAGGGGCTTCGGGAAGAAGAGCGAGGAGAGCATCCTCAGGGCCGCGCGCGCCCACGGCGCGCGGGAGCGGCGGATGCTGCTGGACGAGGCCACCGCCTTCGGCGAGCGGCTGCTGGAGTTCGTCCGCTCCCACCCGGCGGCGGAGCGGGCCGAGATCGCCGGCTCCCTGCGGCGCCAGAAGGAGACCGTGGGGGACCTGGACATCGTCGCCGCGAGCGACGACCCGAAGGCCCTCACCGACGCCTTCGCCGCCGCCCCCTTCGTGGAGGAGGTCGCCTCCCACGGCCCGACCGGCGCCTCCGTCGTCTGCGCCGGCGGCGTGGAGGCGGACCTGCGGGTGGTCTCCCCCGAGGCGTTCGGCTCCCTGCTGCACCACTTCACCGGGAGCCAGGCGCACAACGTGGCGCTGCGCGAGCGGGCGGTGAAGAGGGGGCTCAGGATCTCCGAGTACGGGCTGGCCGGCGCCGGCTCCGACCGCTACGAGCCCCTGCGGACGGAGGAGGAGCTCTACGCGCGGCTCGGGCTGCCGTACATCCCGCCGGAGCTGCGGGAGGACACCGGCGAGATAGAGGCCGCCGAGAGGGGGGAGCTCCCGGACCCGGTCGGGGTCGAAGACATCCGGGGCGACCTGCACGTCCACACCAGCTACTCGGACGGCAAGGGCACCATAGAGAGCATGGCCGAGGCCGCCATCGCCCTGGGCTACGAGTACCTCGTCTTCTGCGACCACTCGCAGAGCCTGCGCGTGGCGAACGGCCTCTCCCCCGCCCGGCTGGCGGAGAAGATGGAGGCCGTCCGCCGCGCCGACGAGAGGTACCCCGAGATCCACCTGCTGTGCGGGGCGGAGGTGGACATCCTGCGCGACGGCTCGCTGGACTACGAGGACGCCGTGCTCGCCGAGCTGGACTTCGTCGTCGCCTCGGTGCACACGGCCTTCCGCATGGACGAGGGCTCCATGACCGACCGGATCGTACGGGCCATGCACAACCCCCACGTCCGGACGATCGGCCACCCCACCGGCCGCCTCCTGAACCGCCGCGACCCCTACGCGGTGGACGTCTCCCGCCTCATCCGCGAGGCCGCCGCCACGAACACCGCCCTGGAGCTGAACGCCTACCCGGACCGCCTCGACCTCTCCGTCCCCCACGCCCGCGAGGCGGCGCGCGCCGGGGTGCGGCTGACCATCGACACCGACGCCCATGACGAGCGGGCGCTCTCGTTCATGCGGTTCGGCGTGTCCCAGGCCCGCCGCGCCTGGGTGGAGAAGGAGAGCGTCATCAACTGCCTGCCCTGGCCGGAGTTCGAGCGGTACCTGAGAAGGGGCAAGTAG
- a CDS encoding phosphatase PAP2 family protein has product MLGKLREALPGSSSALFGRMTLAAAVWLAAGLGLSAFVIWAFAGIAEEVVEGDTRRFDRAVLLWIHTHFPGWLEGPMRAVTALGYYRVVVPLLAVCVAVFFLKGWRLSAVLLAVSTAGGMFLTTVLKAVFQRARPELFQSGYEAGFYSFPSGHATVAVGFYGMLTLILAYRARGALRWLVAALGAALVVLIGFSRLYLGVHYPTDVLAGYLSAPLWVVCVGILYVVWLSVRGLRGKGG; this is encoded by the coding sequence ATGTTGGGCAAGCTGCGGGAGGCCTTGCCGGGCTCGTCCTCCGCCCTCTTCGGCCGGATGACGCTCGCGGCGGCCGTGTGGCTCGCCGCCGGGCTCGGGCTGTCGGCCTTCGTGATCTGGGCTTTTGCCGGGATAGCCGAGGAGGTGGTCGAGGGCGACACCCGCCGGTTCGACCGGGCGGTGCTGTTGTGGATCCACACCCACTTCCCGGGCTGGCTGGAGGGCCCGATGCGCGCCGTCACGGCGCTCGGCTACTACCGGGTGGTGGTCCCGCTGCTCGCCGTCTGTGTGGCCGTCTTCTTCCTGAAGGGCTGGAGGCTCTCTGCCGTGCTGCTCGCGGTCTCCACCGCTGGGGGGATGTTCCTCACCACGGTGCTCAAGGCGGTCTTCCAGCGCGCGCGGCCGGAGCTCTTCCAGTCCGGGTACGAGGCGGGCTTCTACTCTTTCCCCAGCGGCCACGCCACAGTAGCCGTCGGCTTCTACGGGATGCTCACCCTGATCCTGGCCTACCGGGCGCGCGGGGCGCTGCGCTGGCTCGTAGCCGCCCTCGGCGCTGCGCTGGTGGTCCTGATCGGCTTCTCCCGCCTCTACCTCGGGGTCCACTACCCGACGGACGTGCTGGCCGGGTACCTCTCGGCGCCTTTGTGGGTGGTGTGCGTGGGCATCCTGTACGTGGTCTGGCTCTCGGTGCGGGGCTTGCGGGGAAAGGGAGGCTAG
- a CDS encoding bifunctional DedA family/phosphatase PAP2 family protein, translated as MVFLGVMAESAGVPLPGETILLAAGALAQRGVLDPSGVLLFGFLGAVAGDQLGYWAGRRGGRRFVLRWGRRVRLTPGRLAAAERFFDRHGGKAVFLARFVAGLRVFGALVAGIGRMRWRTFLLFNALGGAVWASAAVLAGYLLGGSLALAERWAGRAGILLALAAVTAALLYLLYRWLRGHRELLEGAAGRLMEGLPGAFLRSGAGRWLARRFSPGEVYGLTLTAGLVLAGLFSWAFGGIVEDVVSRDPLVRADVTVLRFVHAHGDPEVTAAVAAFEAAFSPELLLPAAALAGLGLLLLAARGRAGFRAALSGAVLLASALGTGLLVGLFKLLFDRSRPPASLQLVPEAGQGFPSGHAMAAFTVGAAVCYAVFLREPGSRLGSWRAKARAAVLWAALVLLVGAGRVYTGAHYPSDVLAGWALGGVWSSACITSAEVFRRLRAQKAPPGRGGVKYRPS; from the coding sequence GTGGTCTTCCTGGGGGTCATGGCGGAGAGCGCCGGCGTGCCGCTGCCCGGAGAGACGATCCTGCTTGCCGCCGGCGCGCTGGCGCAGCGGGGGGTGCTGGACCCCAGCGGCGTGCTGCTCTTCGGCTTTCTCGGCGCGGTCGCCGGCGACCAGCTCGGCTACTGGGCCGGGCGCCGGGGAGGGCGGAGGTTCGTGCTGCGCTGGGGCCGCCGCGTGCGCCTGACCCCGGGGAGGCTCGCCGCCGCGGAGCGCTTCTTCGACCGCCACGGCGGCAAGGCGGTGTTCCTGGCCCGCTTCGTGGCGGGCCTGCGGGTCTTCGGGGCTCTCGTGGCCGGCATAGGCCGGATGCGGTGGAGGACGTTTCTGCTGTTCAACGCGCTGGGCGGGGCGGTCTGGGCCTCGGCCGCCGTCCTCGCCGGCTACCTGCTCGGCGGGAGCCTGGCCCTGGCCGAGCGCTGGGCGGGGCGGGCCGGCATCCTGCTGGCCCTGGCGGCGGTCACGGCGGCGCTGCTGTACCTCCTGTACCGCTGGCTGCGGGGACACCGCGAGCTGCTGGAGGGCGCCGCTGGGCGTCTCATGGAGGGGCTTCCCGGGGCGTTCTTGCGCAGCGGGGCCGGCCGCTGGCTCGCGCGCCGGTTCTCGCCCGGGGAGGTCTACGGCCTGACCCTCACCGCGGGGCTCGTGCTCGCGGGCCTTTTCTCCTGGGCCTTCGGCGGGATAGTGGAGGACGTGGTCTCCCGGGACCCGCTCGTCCGGGCGGACGTGACCGTTCTGCGCTTCGTCCACGCGCACGGCGACCCGGAGGTCACGGCCGCCGTGGCGGCGTTCGAGGCGGCCTTCTCCCCGGAGCTCCTCCTTCCCGCCGCGGCGCTCGCGGGGCTGGGGCTCCTTTTGCTCGCCGCCCGCGGGAGGGCGGGCTTCCGCGCGGCCCTCTCGGGGGCGGTGCTGCTCGCCTCCGCCCTCGGGACGGGGCTGCTGGTCGGGCTCTTCAAGCTCCTCTTCGACCGCTCGCGCCCCCCGGCCTCCCTGCAGCTCGTCCCCGAGGCGGGCCAGGGCTTCCCGAGCGGGCACGCCATGGCCGCCTTCACGGTGGGGGCCGCCGTCTGCTACGCGGTCTTTCTCCGGGAGCCGGGGAGCAGGCTCGGCTCCTGGCGGGCCAAGGCGCGGGCGGCGGTTTTGTGGGCGGCCCTCGTTCTGCTGGTGGGGGCGGGGAGGGTCTACACCGGGGCCCACTACCCCAGCGACGTGCTGGCCGGGTGGGCCCTGGGCGGGGTGTGGTCCTCGGCGTGCATCACCTCCGCCGAGGTCTTCCGGCGGCTCCGGGCGCAGAAAGCCCCTCCGGGGCGGGGTGGCGTAAAATATCGTCCGTCCTGA
- a CDS encoding carbon-nitrogen hydrolase family protein: MDSQFPKSFRAAAVQASPVHLKPDATVDKLESLVAEAARGGAQLVVFSESFIPAFPVWNLVLPPVDQHDLFRRLFLNSVLVPGPITRRLAEIAKRHDVYLSVGVTERTNISMGCLYNTNLLFAPTGELLNHRRKLVPTWAEKLTHAWGDASDLRPVQTELGNIGVLICGENTNPLARYTLLAQGEQIHIATYPPAWPFRRTGGRQTYNLRKAIEIRSAAHAFEGKVFNIVSSGLLDEGIIKDIIAIAPDLEPTLREAPAPASMILGPTGEPLVEPLVGDEGIIYADIDVTESIEVKQAHDIVGYYQRFDVFQLTVDQRPQLPINLIRGPETSYDSRMGAETVETAVEEDRASSESTTIR; the protein is encoded by the coding sequence ATGGATTCCCAATTTCCAAAAAGCTTCCGCGCAGCAGCGGTGCAAGCATCGCCTGTACATCTTAAGCCGGATGCCACCGTCGACAAGCTGGAAAGCTTAGTAGCTGAGGCAGCACGTGGTGGAGCACAACTCGTGGTCTTTTCTGAGTCGTTTATACCTGCTTTTCCTGTGTGGAATCTCGTGCTCCCACCAGTCGATCAACATGACCTCTTCCGGCGACTCTTTTTGAACTCAGTATTAGTTCCTGGACCTATAACGCGGCGTCTCGCTGAAATCGCAAAGCGTCATGACGTGTATTTATCGGTCGGGGTAACTGAGCGCACTAATATCAGTATGGGATGTCTCTACAATACAAACTTGCTCTTTGCGCCGACTGGCGAACTGCTCAACCATCGGCGGAAGCTCGTTCCTACGTGGGCAGAGAAACTCACGCATGCGTGGGGCGACGCAAGCGACCTGCGTCCTGTGCAGACCGAGCTAGGTAATATTGGTGTGCTTATCTGCGGTGAAAACACTAACCCGCTTGCTCGGTACACCCTTCTTGCTCAGGGAGAACAAATACACATCGCCACCTACCCTCCTGCCTGGCCATTTCGTCGGACCGGCGGGCGCCAGACCTACAATCTTCGAAAGGCTATCGAGATTCGGTCAGCAGCCCATGCTTTCGAAGGTAAGGTGTTCAATATAGTTTCCTCCGGATTACTCGATGAAGGCATAATCAAAGATATAATTGCGATTGCTCCTGACCTTGAGCCGACGCTGCGCGAAGCTCCCGCCCCAGCCTCGATGATTCTAGGCCCGACCGGAGAACCGTTGGTAGAACCCCTTGTAGGTGATGAAGGGATCATCTACGCAGACATTGACGTCACCGAGAGCATCGAGGTAAAGCAGGCTCACGACATCGTGGGCTATTATCAGCGGTTCGACGTGTTCCAGCTCACCGTCGATCAGCGACCGCAGCTTCCTATTAACTTGATACGCGGTCCCGAAACCAGTTATGACAGCAGGATGGGCGCTGAAACAGTCGAAACGGCGGTAGAAGAAGATCGAGCGTCGTCCGAGTCGACCACCATCCGCTAA
- a CDS encoding adenosylhomocysteinase, whose product MRGENSVVKDPALAPEGHRKIEWAAAHSPVLAAVRERYLKDGTFDGLGVGVALPVEAKTAYLAAVLAEAGARVAVAAPLPSVVQDDVAAALAERGVAVFATSEGAPEDADRWMELALEAATAGGEAVLIDDRAGLTRIAHTTRRGLLPRLRGASEETTSGVVRLRAMEREGVLELPAIAANDARCKYLFDNRYGTGQSTLAALMQSTNLMLGGKRVVVLGYGWCGKGIARYAAGLGARVTVCEVDPVRGLEAYADGFDVLPALRAAEVGEVFVTATGNRRVLGEEHFARMRDGALLANAGGVDVEIDVGWLRSAAARVREARRHVEEFVMPDGRRLRLVGGGMVVNLTAGDGHPVEIMDLTFAIQALCAYRLAREHAAMRPGVHLLPREIDDEVARLKLGAVGMGVDALTEEQRRFLAGWRE is encoded by the coding sequence GTGCGCGGCGAGAACTCCGTCGTGAAAGACCCGGCCCTCGCGCCGGAGGGGCACAGGAAGATCGAGTGGGCCGCCGCCCACTCGCCGGTGCTCGCCGCCGTGCGGGAGCGCTACCTGAAGGACGGGACCTTCGACGGCCTGGGGGTCGGGGTGGCGCTCCCGGTGGAGGCGAAGACCGCCTATCTTGCTGCGGTCCTGGCCGAGGCCGGTGCCCGGGTCGCGGTCGCCGCCCCGCTGCCCTCGGTGGTGCAGGACGACGTGGCCGCCGCCCTGGCCGAGCGGGGCGTCGCCGTCTTCGCCACCTCGGAGGGGGCGCCGGAGGACGCCGACCGTTGGATGGAGCTGGCGCTGGAGGCGGCGACCGCCGGGGGCGAGGCCGTCCTCATCGACGACCGGGCGGGCCTCACCCGGATCGCGCACACCACCCGCCGCGGCCTCCTGCCGCGCCTCCGGGGGGCCTCGGAGGAGACCACCAGCGGCGTGGTGCGGCTGCGGGCGATGGAGCGGGAGGGGGTGCTGGAGCTGCCGGCCATCGCGGCCAACGACGCCCGCTGCAAGTACCTCTTCGACAACCGCTACGGCACCGGGCAGTCCACGCTGGCCGCCCTTATGCAGAGCACCAACCTCATGCTCGGGGGCAAGCGCGTGGTGGTGCTCGGCTACGGCTGGTGCGGCAAGGGGATAGCCCGCTACGCCGCGGGGCTTGGCGCCCGGGTCACGGTGTGCGAGGTGGACCCGGTGCGGGGGCTCGAGGCCTACGCCGACGGCTTCGACGTCCTGCCCGCCCTGAGGGCCGCGGAGGTCGGCGAGGTCTTCGTGACCGCCACCGGCAACCGGCGCGTGCTGGGGGAGGAGCACTTCGCGCGGATGCGCGACGGGGCCCTCCTGGCCAACGCCGGCGGGGTGGACGTGGAGATAGACGTGGGCTGGCTCCGTTCGGCGGCCGCACGGGTGCGCGAGGCGCGCCGCCACGTGGAGGAGTTCGTCATGCCGGATGGGCGGCGGCTGCGGCTGGTCGGCGGGGGGATGGTGGTGAACCTGACCGCGGGCGACGGGCACCCCGTGGAGATCATGGACCTCACCTTCGCCATCCAGGCCCTGTGCGCCTACCGCCTGGCGAGAGAGCACGCCGCGATGCGCCCGGGGGTGCACCTGCTCCCGCGGGAGATAGACGACGAGGTGGCGCGCCTAAAGCTCGGGGCGGTGGGGATGGGGGTGGACGCGCTCACCGAGGAGCAGCGGCGGTTTCTGGCCGGCTGGCGGGAGTAG